DNA sequence from the Geobacter sp. AOG2 genome:
CGTAGGCGGCGACCAGAAGTCCGACATCGCCGTGATCAAGATCAATGCTTCCGACCTGCCGACCGCGGTTCTGGGCGATTCGGATAAGCTGGAAGTCGGCCAGTGGGCTATTGCCATCGGCAACCCCTTCGGCCTGGACCGGACCGTGACGGTGGGTGTCATCTCGGCCACAGGCCGTTCCAACATGGGTATCGAAACCTATGAGAACTTCATCCAGACCGACGCCTCCATCAATCCGGGCAACTCGGGCGGTCCGCTCTTGAACATCTACGGCGAGGTCATCGGCATCAACACCGCCATTGTGGCCGCCGGACAGGGCATCGGTTTTGCCATCCCCGCGAATATGGCCAAGCCGGTCTTTACCCAACTCATCCAGAAGGGGAGTGTCAGCCGCGGCTGGATGGGCGTAACCATCCAACCGGTTACTGAAGAACTGGCCAAGTCCTTCGGGCTGAAAGAGGCAAGGGGCGCCCTGATCAATGATATCATGAAGGGGAGCCCGGCCGAAAAGGCCGGCGTCCGCCAGGGGGACGTTATCATCGCCTTTAACGGCACCGACGTGAAGGACCCGTCGCAGCTTCAGCGTCTGGTGGCCGAGACCGGGATCGGCAAGCCGGTCAAGGTCACCGTCTTCCGGGATGGCAAGGCATTGGAGTTGAGCATGACGCTCACCAGTTCCGATATGGCATCCAAACAGCGTAAGGGAGCAGGCGGCGAGTCTCAGGGACGAGCCGACCAGATCGGTTTGGTGGTGGAGGACTCCGAAGAGGGGGACGGCGCGGTTGTCGCTGACGTGTCCCGAGGCGGCGCGGCCGCCGAGGCAGGCATCCGGCGCGGCGACGTGATCGTTTCCGTCAACCGCATGAGGGTTGCCGGCAGCGCCGATTACCAGCGCGCCATCCGGCAGGTGCGTCCGGGCAGCGCTCTGACCATCCTGGTGCGGCGCGGCGACGCAAACATCTACTTTGCCTTGCGGCCCCGATAGGATTGCTGATATCGTCTGGATGTGCACGCCTTGTTTCTGGAGTTTTGTTCAAATTTATGCAAGTATGTGCATATAAATTTCGACAGACGGGGAAAGAGCGCTCATGAACATGATTGATAATCCCGATCAGGCAAAGCGGCTGGCGCGGGCCATTATCTCCGATGTGGCCATGTACAACACCGAAAAGGTGGAGAGCGGCATCAAGAACGACAATATCTTCGATGTTCTCCATGAGGAGTTGGAAGAGGGCCGCCAGCATTTCTTTTCCCGGGTGGCTCCCGAACTCAAACCTGAAACTATCTATGACATCGCGGTGGTGGATGTGCTCATCAAGCGTGCCGGCAAGATCGAGTCGAATATCTGGTAGATTTTCCGCCCGGCAGCGGTTTTTCCAGAGGCGCGCCCCTGAACGGGGATGCGCCTCTGCTTTTTTGATACATACGGAGTTTGAACGCCCATGAACCAGACGATTCTCAGTTTTTCGCCGGACACCGAGCCCATGCGGCTCGATCTGTTCATCTGCCGTGAGATGGCGGGGGAAACCCGCGCCACGGTCCAGCGCCTGATCGAAGCGGGCAATGTGCTGGTCGACGGCAAGACGGCCCGCCCGTCTCTGAAGCTCAAGGGGGGCGAATGCATCCAGGTGGAGATACCGCCGCCCCAGGCCGCCGAGCCGCAGCCCGAAGCGATTCCGCTGGAGGTGCTGTATGAGGACGGCGACCTGATCGTCATCAATAAACAGGCCGGCATGGTGGTGCATCCGGGGGCGGGCAACAGCACCGGGACCCTGGTGAATGCTCTCCTGGCCCACTGTAGCGACTTGTCGGGCATTGGCGGCGAACTGCGTCCCGGCATCGTCCATCGCCTGGACAAAGATACCTCGGGCGTGCTGGTGGCGGCCAAGAACGACCGCGCTCACCAATCGCTTTCCAGCCAGTTCAGCGTACATTCCGTCAAGCGCATCTACCAGGCCCTGGTCTACGGGAGCCCCAAGGAGGATACGGGCAAGATAGAGGGGATCATCGGCCGTCATCCCACCGAGCGGGTGCGCCTGTCGGGCAAGGCCAAAAGCGGCAAGCACGCAGTAACCCGCTGGCGGGTGAAGGAGCGTTACGGTCGCATGTCCCTGGTGGAACTGCGCCTGGAGACCGGACGCACTCACCAGATCAGGGTACACCTCTCCGAGGCCGGCTTTCCGCTCCTGGGAGACCCGCTCTACCCCGACGGCGGCCGGTTCAACAACCTCACCGATCCGCAACTCCGAAAGCTGATTACGACCCTGGGACGCCAGGCACTGCATGCCCGCACCCTGGGCTTCATCCACCCCGCCACGGGCGAATTCATGGAGTTCACCACCGAGCCGCCGGAGGACATGGCGGCCGTCATAGAGTACCTGCGAAAGAGCGTCATCTGATGAAGAGGCGTGTGGCCCTCCGGGCGCACGCGTTTTGCTGCTCATCAGCATTATCAGACCTCCCATCCGGAGGATTCCCCGCCATACAGAATGTCGACAACCATTCACGGCTGAAAAGATGCCATTCAGGCATCTCATTCAGCCATTCGGCTTTTTTTTATTATGAGGATGCCCTGATTGGATTAGCTTGGTACGGGGTAGAAACAGGCATAAATATCAGGAGGATTTCATGTCGGTAGCAAAAAAGCTCTTTTCTTTGATGGTGATCAGCCTGGCGGTATTGATTTTTGTCGCGGCACTTTCCTGGTCAACGGCCGGATACATCGTGGGGAGCTATGACGAGATGTTTCGCAGCGATTATCGCCAGGCCCAACTCTCCATGGAATCGCTGGACCGCATGGGGATGGCCATGCGGGCTTACAAGAACTATCTGATTCGCGGGAACGTGAAACATGTGGAGGAATTCCGGAAGGAAACCGCAGCTATTGAGGACAATCTCAAGGAATTCATGACGCTTGCGGATGAAGGCGATCGCAAGGCTGCGGAACAGGCGCTCCAGATCCTCGCCAGTTATCGCGGCAGTATGGACAGGTTGGTCAGCCTCCGTGAGGCAAACGCAAACGCCACCGAGGTTGACACGCAACTGGGGCATGGCTTCGACATGCAGGTGCGAAAGGCGTTGGTGGTTTTGGCGGAAACCAATAAAAAGGCCATGGAGAAGACGCGCATGGATGTCCGGACGCGAGCGCAGCACCGGCTCTATATACAGATGTCATGTGCATTCGGTGCGGCCGTTGTCCTCCTGGTATTCAGCGCGTTGCTGGGCCGGGGGATCCGCAGGAGCATTGCCGACTTTTCGGATGTCATAGACCGGGTTGCCGATAACGATCTTACGGTGCAGGTGGCTGTGGGCGGTCGTGACGAATTCGCCATGATGGGGATACGGTTGAATGCCATGCTCGACAGCCTGCGAAGGATCATCCGGTCCATGAATGAGAGCGCCTTGCAGGTCTCCGCCGCCTCGTCCCAACTTTCTGCAAGCTCCGTGCGGATCGCCACGGGCGCCGAAGAGGTCGCGGCACAGGCAAACACCGTGGCGACCGCCAGCGAAGAGATGACTGCCACCAGCGAAGAGATTGCCCGGAACTGCGGGCGTGTGGCGGGTGGCGCCCGCCAGGCGAGCGATTCTGCGCGGGATGGCGCCGAAGTAGTCGAATCAACCATTATCGGCATGACCCGCATCAGCGAAAGGGTATCGGAATCGGCTCGTACCGTGGAGGCCCTGGGGCGGCGTTCCGACCAGATTGGCGAAATTGTCAGCACCATCGAGGATATCGCCGATCAGACCAACCTGCTGGCGCTGAATGCCGCCATCGAGGCCGCTCGCGCCGGCGAGCAGGGACGCGGTTTTGCAGTTGTGGCCGACGAGGTGCGGGCACTTGCCGAACGCACCACCAAGGCTACCCGTGAGATTGGCGAGATGATCAAGGCCATTCAGACGGAGACCCGCGGTGCCGTAGCCACAATGGAAGAGGGTGTGCGTGAGGTCGAGCGGGGAAGTGAGGGGGCGGCGAGTTCCGGTCAGGCCCTAGAGAATATCCTCGGCAAGATCAACGAGGTTGCCATGGAAGTCAACCAGATCGCCACGGCGGCCGAACAGCAGACTGCCACAACCCATGAGATCACCAGCAATATCCAGCAGATGAGTCAGGTGGTGGACGACACCGCCCACGGAGCCCAGGACTCGGCTCGGGCCGCCTCCGACCTCGCCCGTTTGGCCGCTAACCTACAGGAAGAGGTGCGGAGGTTTCGTCTCGCATAAACGTGCGTAGCAAAATGAGGTTATCAAAAAAGGCCCGCCAAAAGCGGGCCTTTTTGTCAAGTCCTTTACGCTTATCCGTTCAACTCCTCCAGCTTTTCAGCGATCACCCGCAGGTGCTCGACCTCCTCGTTTCTGAGGGTTTCCAGCATTGCCTTGCCGTCCGGGTCGGAGGTCTTGGCGATCAGTTCATCATAATAGACCATGCCGCGTTCCTCGATCTTCCGGGCGATCTTCAAGGCCGCGATATCGTCGGTGTCGAAGCCGACCTGCTGCTCATCGCTGCCTGCCGGTTCCAGCTCGAAGCTTGAGCCGCCGTAAAACACCCAGCGGCCGCTTTCGTGCAGCGAGTTGTACAGTTCGGTCAGTTTCATGTAGTGGCCCTCTTCGGTCTTGGCCAGCCACTTGAAAATCCTCTTTCCAGCCGGGTTGAAGGTTTTGTGTTCTGCCTTGACGTACAGGTCGAAGGTCTCTTTTTCAAGCTCGATGGCGCGCATGATGGCGTCGAGCATCTCCTTGCTTTGGGTCATGGGTCACTCTCCTTTTACAGGTTGTTGAAAAACAGCCATCTCGCCGCCATCCTCGAAAGCCCTTTCGTGCGGCGTAGCGCTGCTACGCCTCCTCAGGGCCTTCTGCGGGTGCGACGATCTGACTATTTTTGAACAACCTGGGGTTTTAGCGGGTTGTTGAAAAACAGCCATCAGGCCTTCGTCCTTGCAAACCCCTTGTATCAGTTCAGCAACTCCTCCAGCCGCAGGAGTTGTTCGACGCTCTGGCTGAGATAGACCGGGCACCCCCGCTGTTCGGGCAGCCGCAGATCCACGTCGTACCGGTCCCCGACGAAAAGCGCCTCGGCCGGAGTCAGGCCGAGCCGGGTCAGCACCTGCTCCAGCATGCTCTCGTCCGGTTTGGCAAGCCACTGGTCGTCGATGGCGAAGATGTGTCTGAAAAAAACGTCCAGACCCAGGTAGCCGATAATGCGGGTCGTCAGGGCGCGGTTGTTGTTGGTGAAGAGGGAGAGCTCGAAGCGTTGCGACAGCCGCTCCAGCAGGATGATAACCCGCTCATCCCGTACCAGGTACGACTCGGGACGTAACCGGGACTCAAAGACGGCATGCAGTTCCCGGATGTTTCCACCCAACTCCGTGCAGACCGTCGAGAGGGTGGGGGTGATGC
Encoded proteins:
- a CDS encoding DegQ family serine endoprotease; the encoded protein is MKIRTYSRALLCTVICALFLGGLAACSSKNESPLFFESKRKGGEAEAPVKDVPSDLLSTQKAFSTVAKKVTPCVVNISTVSKKKMVQPFFETSPFFDDFFGGGQPQYRRDKSLGSGFIISKDGYIVTNDHVVRDAETVQVKLSNDKVYDAKVVGGDQKSDIAVIKINASDLPTAVLGDSDKLEVGQWAIAIGNPFGLDRTVTVGVISATGRSNMGIETYENFIQTDASINPGNSGGPLLNIYGEVIGINTAIVAAGQGIGFAIPANMAKPVFTQLIQKGSVSRGWMGVTIQPVTEELAKSFGLKEARGALINDIMKGSPAEKAGVRQGDVIIAFNGTDVKDPSQLQRLVAETGIGKPVKVTVFRDGKALELSMTLTSSDMASKQRKGAGGESQGRADQIGLVVEDSEEGDGAVVADVSRGGAAAEAGIRRGDVIVSVNRMRVAGSADYQRAIRQVRPGSALTILVRRGDANIYFALRPR
- a CDS encoding RluA family pseudouridine synthase, giving the protein MNQTILSFSPDTEPMRLDLFICREMAGETRATVQRLIEAGNVLVDGKTARPSLKLKGGECIQVEIPPPQAAEPQPEAIPLEVLYEDGDLIVINKQAGMVVHPGAGNSTGTLVNALLAHCSDLSGIGGELRPGIVHRLDKDTSGVLVAAKNDRAHQSLSSQFSVHSVKRIYQALVYGSPKEDTGKIEGIIGRHPTERVRLSGKAKSGKHAVTRWRVKERYGRMSLVELRLETGRTHQIRVHLSEAGFPLLGDPLYPDGGRFNNLTDPQLRKLITTLGRQALHARTLGFIHPATGEFMEFTTEPPEDMAAVIEYLRKSVI
- a CDS encoding methyl-accepting chemotaxis protein — its product is MSVAKKLFSLMVISLAVLIFVAALSWSTAGYIVGSYDEMFRSDYRQAQLSMESLDRMGMAMRAYKNYLIRGNVKHVEEFRKETAAIEDNLKEFMTLADEGDRKAAEQALQILASYRGSMDRLVSLREANANATEVDTQLGHGFDMQVRKALVVLAETNKKAMEKTRMDVRTRAQHRLYIQMSCAFGAAVVLLVFSALLGRGIRRSIADFSDVIDRVADNDLTVQVAVGGRDEFAMMGIRLNAMLDSLRRIIRSMNESALQVSAASSQLSASSVRIATGAEEVAAQANTVATASEEMTATSEEIARNCGRVAGGARQASDSARDGAEVVESTIIGMTRISERVSESARTVEALGRRSDQIGEIVSTIEDIADQTNLLALNAAIEAARAGEQGRGFAVVADEVRALAERTTKATREIGEMIKAIQTETRGAVATMEEGVREVERGSEGAASSGQALENILGKINEVAMEVNQIATAAEQQTATTHEITSNIQQMSQVVDDTAHGAQDSARAASDLARLAANLQEEVRRFRLA
- a CDS encoding ferritin family protein, with translation MTQSKEMLDAIMRAIELEKETFDLYVKAEHKTFNPAGKRIFKWLAKTEEGHYMKLTELYNSLHESGRWVFYGGSSFELEPAGSDEQQVGFDTDDIAALKIARKIEERGMVYYDELIAKTSDPDGKAMLETLRNEEVEHLRVIAEKLEELNG
- a CDS encoding HAD family hydrolase yields the protein MPEPALSAIRGIVFDLDGTLYVSDPFAATIQEVATGYIASLKGVSGDEACSLMAATRSRLCETHGITPTLSTVCTELGGNIRELHAVFESRLRPESYLVRDERVIILLERLSQRFELSLFTNNNRALTTRIIGYLGLDVFFRHIFAIDDQWLAKPDESMLEQVLTRLGLTPAEALFVGDRYDVDLRLPEQRGCPVYLSQSVEQLLRLEELLN